A single Brevundimonas sp. M20 DNA region contains:
- a CDS encoding bifunctional 2-C-methyl-D-erythritol 4-phosphate cytidylyltransferase/2-C-methyl-D-erythritol 2,4-cyclodiphosphate synthase, with product MTSSLPAFAAVVVAAGSGTRSGGVKQWRLLGGKPVIRWSVEALLKAGAQDVVVVISTGAEAEAAAALSGLAGWRTVTGGAARADSVKAGLAALGGPEDRPVLVHDAARPFLSPAVIARCIEALKEADGVLPALPVADSLRRAVDGIVAGSVEREALWRAQTPQTFRLKTLTDAWAAWPSDEAATDEATVVERAGGRVKIVEGDARLMKLTYPEDFAMAEALIPRTVRIGQGYDVHRWGPGQSVWLCGLEIPHDQTLIGHSDADAGLHALTDAILGAIGEGDIGDHFPPTDDTWKGAPSDLFLKHAVGLVTARGGRISNVDVTLICERPKVKPHRQAMRERLAAILDIPLDAVSVKATTSEGLGFTGRGEGLAAQAVATVELPAAL from the coding sequence GCAAGCCGGTGATCCGCTGGTCTGTCGAAGCCCTGCTGAAGGCGGGCGCACAGGACGTCGTCGTGGTGATTTCCACCGGCGCGGAAGCCGAAGCGGCAGCCGCATTGAGCGGCCTGGCCGGCTGGCGGACCGTCACCGGAGGGGCCGCGCGCGCCGACTCGGTGAAGGCCGGGCTGGCCGCGCTGGGCGGCCCCGAGGATCGCCCCGTGCTGGTGCACGATGCGGCGCGCCCCTTCCTGTCTCCCGCCGTGATCGCGCGTTGTATCGAGGCCCTGAAAGAGGCGGACGGCGTCCTGCCCGCCCTGCCGGTCGCCGACAGCCTGCGCCGCGCCGTGGACGGGATCGTCGCCGGTTCGGTGGAGCGCGAGGCCCTGTGGCGGGCCCAGACCCCACAGACCTTCCGCCTGAAGACCCTGACCGACGCCTGGGCCGCATGGCCTTCGGACGAAGCCGCCACCGATGAGGCGACCGTTGTGGAACGCGCGGGCGGGCGTGTGAAGATCGTCGAGGGCGACGCCCGCCTGATGAAGCTGACCTATCCCGAGGATTTCGCCATGGCCGAGGCCCTGATCCCCCGCACCGTCCGCATCGGTCAGGGCTATGACGTGCATCGCTGGGGCCCGGGCCAGTCGGTGTGGCTGTGCGGACTGGAAATCCCGCACGACCAGACCCTGATCGGCCACTCCGACGCCGACGCCGGACTGCACGCCCTGACCGACGCCATTCTGGGCGCGATCGGCGAAGGCGACATCGGCGATCACTTCCCGCCCACCGACGACACCTGGAAGGGCGCGCCGTCGGACCTGTTTCTGAAACACGCGGTCGGTCTGGTCACCGCGCGCGGCGGTCGCATCTCGAATGTGGACGTGACCCTGATCTGCGAGCGGCCCAAGGTGAAGCCGCACCGTCAGGCGATGCGCGAACGGCTGGCCGCAATCCTCGACATCCCGCTGGACGCCGTCAGCGTGAAGGCCACGACCTCCGAAGGACTGGGGTTCACCGGTCGAGGCGAAGGTCTGGCGGCCCAGGCCGTGGCGACGG